A region of Procambarus clarkii isolate CNS0578487 chromosome 22, FALCON_Pclarkii_2.0, whole genome shotgun sequence DNA encodes the following proteins:
- the LOC123757178 gene encoding uro-adherence factor A-like has product MPSARLMLWSGNAPSARLMPWPGNAPSARLMPWSENAHSARLMPWSERSLGQTDALVRERSLGQNDALVRERSLGQTDALVRERSLGQTDALVRERSLGQTDALVRERSLGQTDALVRERSLGQTDALVRERSLGQTDALARERSLGQTDALVRERSLGQTDALVRERSLGQTDALVRERSLGQNDALVRERSLGQTDALVRERSLGQTDALVRERSLGQTDALVRERSLGQTDALVRERSLGQTDALVRERSLGQTDALVRERSHGQTDALVRERSLGQTDALVRERSLGQTDALVRERSHGQTDALVRERSHGQNDALVRERSLGQTDALVRERSLGQTDALVREPSLGQTDALVRERSHGQNDALVRERSLGQTDALVRERSHGQNDALVRERSLGQTDALVRERSLGQTNALVRERSLGQTDALVRERSLGQTDALFRERSLGQTDALVRERSLGQTDALVRERSLGQTNALVRERSLGQTDALVRERSLGQTDALVRERSLGQTDALVRERSLGQTDALVRERSLGQTDALVRERSLGQTDALVRERSLGQTDALVRERSLGQTDALVRERSLCQTDALVGERSLGQTEALAREHTTTHRMSYRVHYHTQDEL; this is encoded by the coding sequence ATGCCCTCGGCCAGACTGATGCTCTGGTCAGGGAACGCTCCCTCGGCCAGACTGATGCCCTGGCCAGGGAACGCTCCCTCGGCCAGACTGATGCCCTGGTCAGAGAACGCTCACTCGGCCAGACTGATGCCCTGGTCAGAACGCTCCCTCGGCCAGACTGATGCCCTGGTCAGGGAACGCTCCCTCGGCCAGAATGATGCCCTGGTCAGAGAACGCTCCCTCGGCCAGACTGATGCCCTGGTCAGGGAACGCTCCCTCGGCCAGACTGATGCCCTGGTCAGGGAACGCTCCCTCGGCCAGACTGATGCCCTGGTCAGGGAACGTTCACTCGGCCAGACTGATGCCCTGGTCAGGGAACGCTCCCTCGGCCAGACTGATGCCCTGGTCAGGGAACGCTCCCTCGGCCAGACTGATGCCCTGGCCAGGGAACGCTCCCTCGGCCAGACTGATGCCCTGGTCAGAGAACGCTCCCTCGGCCAGACTGATGCCCTGGTCAGAGAACGCTCCCTCGGCCAGACTGATGCCCTGGTCAGGGAACGCTCCCTCGGCCAGAATGATGCCCTGGTCAGAGAACGCTCCCTCGGCCAGACTGATGCCCTGGTCAGGGAACGCTCCCTCGGCCAGACTGATGCCCTGGTCAGGGAACGTTCACTCGGCCAGACTGATGCCCTGGTCAGGGAACGCTCCCTCGGCCAGACTGATGCCCTGGTCAGGGAACGCTCCCTCGGCCAGACTGATGCCCTGGTCAGGGAACGTTCACTCGGCCAGACTGATGCCCTGGTCAGGGAACGTTCACACGGCCAGACTGATGCCCTGGTCAGGGAACGTTCACTCGGCCAGACTGATGCCCTGGTCAGGGAACGTTCACTCGGCCAGACTGATGCCCTGGTCAGGGAACGTTCACACGGCCAGACTGATGCCCTGGTCAGGGAACGTTCACACGGCCAGAATGATGCCCTGGTCAGAGAACGTTCACTCGGCCAGACTGATGCCCTGGTCAGGGAACGTTCACTCGGCCAGACTGATGCCCTGGTCAGGGAACCTTCACTCGGCCAGACTGATGCCCTGGTCAGGGAACGTTCACACGGCCAGAATGATGCCCTGGTCAGAGAACGTTCACTCGGCCAGACTGATGCCCTGGTCAGGGAACGTTCACACGGCCAGAATGATGCCCTGGTCAGGGAACGTTCACTCGGCCAGACTGATGCCTTGGTCAGGGAACGCTCACTCGGCCAGACTAATGCCCTGGTCAGGGAACGCTCCCTCGGTCAGACTGATGCCCTAGTCAGGGAACGTTCACTCGGCCAGACTGATGCCCTGTTCAGGGAACGTTCACTCGGCCAGACTGATGCCCTGGTCAGGGAACGTTCACTCGGCCAGACTGATGCCCTGGTCAGGGAACGCTCACTCGGCCAGACTAATGCCCTGGTCAGGGAACGCTCCCTCGGCCAGACTGATGCCCTAGTCAGGGAACGTTCACTCGGCCAGACTGATGCCCTGGTCAGGGAACGTTCACTCGGCCAGACTGATGCCCTGGTCAGGGAACGCTCCCTCGGCCAGACTGATGCCCTGGTCAGGGAACGTTCACTCGGCCAGACTGATGCCCTGGTCAGGGAACGTTCACTCGGCCAGACTGATGCCCTGGTCAGGGAACGTTCACTCGGCCAGACTGATGCCCTGGTCAGGGAACGCTCCCTCGGCCAGACTGATGCCCTGGTCAGGGAACGCTCCCTCTGCCAGACTGATGCCCTGGTCGGAGAACGCTCCCTCGGCCAGACTGAAGCTCTGGCCAgggaacacactaccacacacaggatgagttatAGGgtgcactaccacacacaggatgagttatAG
- the LOC123757538 gene encoding uncharacterized protein: MAERGRLQSLESLSRTKAVKLTLTALTNILLQEEQECSSSRERDRCKRKRSYSCGCDEKGELRLNKKVKVDGACHNFVTSKMRKRKLDDNESDETIHKYKRQKFHESFKNFDLNEEERLVNNFEERKSKDDTDISYKVTCNVMLTSLKQFFFNLSPKMWTDYGKSLIRETLRMIRLENLDKKHLNKVTEHVLCDKLLFFSTMEIENFSSDFEGVIYDRLRHCRKLLSLEITVIPRDERDVITATLSLQRLRNLRCLSLLPPTRYSFHWVIHALSQQCFNLRELKIVYNGDLFDPGRGVSCLQHCQNLGALWLFNFGRKSETKCVSELLRSLHNLKVLFHKELPNAILELTCDKGHSLEQTDVCSAASKWPVRQPSTMSCHLSMERVDLCWYQRAVGYQLVYVPSSYLLRVAQACPKIKLLNLVGPPCLAQVVANLPCLQAIILHQASLASCLKCSLKGVNLDKISELRVSDVWDVTHDIVSAIASRCPNLQVLSIINSSLEARGDLLTPQHRPAFQCLREVILVPTTLHGRPCLTSPSIWQLGAALTAYIFSGASSLISIHVQYKSEDIPDDDIPSEQDLEAALCCPRPGLRHLVLACPPVASPHLADVVIGACPTLTTLGSLATWPLTSHQCAALIASYHHQLDIT; the protein is encoded by the coding sequence ATGGCGGAAAGAGGTCGTTTGCAATCTCTCGAATCACTCTCAAGAACAAAAGCAGTAAAATTGACATTAACAGCATTGACAAATATATTATTGCAAGAAGAGCAGGAATGTAGTTCGAGTAGAGAACGTGACAGATGTAAAAGAAAACGCAGTTATTCATGTGGCTGCGATGAGAAGGGGGAACTACGCTTGAACAAAAAAGTCAAAGTAGACGGTGCGTGTCATAACTTTGTAACTAGTAAAATGCGTAAAAGAAAGCTGGATGACAACGAAAGCGACGAAACAATACATAAATACAAACGGCAGAAGTTTCATGAAAGTTTTAAGAATTTTGATTTAAATGAAGAGGAAAGATTAGTAAACAACTTCGAAGAGAGGAAGTCCAAAGATGACACAGACATCTCATACAAAGTAACCTGTAATGTTATGTTAACATCGTTGAAACAGTTTTTCTTCAATTTATCCCCTAAAATGTGGACGGATTATGGAAAGTCGCTCATTCGTGAAACACTCCGAATGATAAGACTGGAAAACCTTGATAAGAAACACCTGAACAAAGTAACCGAGCATGTGTTGTGCGACAAACTCTTGTTTTTTTCTACGATGGAAATAGAGAATTTTTCAAGTGACTTTGAAGGTGTAATTTATGACAGGCTAAGACACTGTAGAAAGTTGTTATCTCTGGAAATAACAGTGATACCTAGAGACGAGAGAGACGTCATCACCGCCACACTGTCTCTTCAGAGGCTGAGGAACCTGCGGTGTCTCTCGCTCCTCCCGCCCACCAGGTACTCCTTCCACTGGGTCATACACGCACTCTCTCAACAATGCTTCAATCTACGTGAGCTCAAAATTGTCTACAACGGCGACCTCTTTGATCCTGGGAGAGGCGTGTCATGTCTCCAGCACTGTCAGAACTTGGGCGCACTCTGGCTCTTCAATTTTGGACGAAAGAGTGAAACAAAGTGTGTGAGTGAGCTATTGAGATCTCTGCATAATCTGAAAGTATTGTTTCACAAAGAATTACCTAACGCTATATTAGAGTTAACATGCGATAAAGGCCACAGTCTTGAACAGACTGATGTATGTAGTGCTGCTAGCAAGTGGCCAGTAAGGCAGCCCAGCACCATGTCCTGTCACTTGTCTATGGAACGTGTAGATCTGTGCTGGTATCAGCGAGCCGTGGGTTACCAGCTGGTATATGTACCATCGTCTTACCTCCTGCGTGTTGCTCAAGCTTGTCCAAAGATCAAATTATTGAATCTCGTTGGTCCGCCGTGCCTGGCGCAAGTTGTTGCTAACCTGCCATGCTTACAGGCCATAATCTTACACCAGGCAAGCCTAGCCTCCTGCCTCAAGTGTTCCTTGAAGGGCGTCAACCTTGACAAGATATCAGAGCTGCGAGTTTCTGACGTGTGGGACGTCACCCATGACATCGTGTCAGCAATAGCCAGCAGGTGCCCAAACCTGCAAGTTCTGAGTATCATTAACTCTAGTCTGGAAGCGCGGGGCGACCTCCTCACTCCCCAACATCGTCCTGCCTTCCAGTGCCTGCGTGAGGTAATTCTGGTGCCCACCACGTTACATGGTCGCCCATGCCTTACCTCTCCTTCAATATGGCAACTCGGTGCTGCCCTCACAGCTTACATTTTCAGCGGGGCTTCTTCTCTTATCTCCATTCACGTGCAGTACAAGTCTGAGGACATTCCCGATGATGATATACCCAGCGAACAGGACCTAGAAGCTGCTCTCTGTTGTCCCCGACCTGGTCTTCGTCATCTTGTGCTGGCGTGTCCGCCCGTGGCCTCCCCTCACCTGGCGGATGTTGTGATAGGGGCTTgtcccaccctcactaccctgGGCTCTCTAGCCACTTGGCCCCTCACCAGTCACCAGTGTGCTGCCCTCATAgccagctaccaccaccaactgGATATAACATGA